In the Sphingobium sp. Z007 genome, GTCGATCAACGCAGTCGTGAAGGCGGAGCTGTTTCCCACGCATATCCGCGCGCTAGGCGTGGCGCTGCCTTATGCGTTGGCCAATACTTTGTTCGGCGGGACGGCGGAATTCGTGGCGCTGTGGTTCAAACAGGCGGGCATGGAGCAGGCATTCTACATCTATGTCACGGTGATGATCGCCATATCGCTGATCGTCTATGTGCGGATGCGCGACACCGCCAAGCACAGCATGATCCAGGAGGATTGAGCTGCGTGCGACAGCGAGTTGGACAGCTATACGCAATTCGTGAGACGATATGTATTTAACATAAGATATATTATCGGACATTTAGTCGTGTAGGTGCCATTTAGAAATGACACCCCTCCGCTAGATAGAGATGACACTCTTTGGCCTTGGCGGCGAACGCGGTGTTCATGGTCTTCCCACGGGAGGATCAGACTATGACGGTGCTGGCGATGAGCCAAGGCGAGCTATCGAGATTTGATACACTGATGCGCGTTGAGCGCGGCGAACTTCGGATTGAGGATGCGGCGACGCTGCTTGGACTGAAGCGCCGGCAGATATTCCGGCTGCTGGGCCGGCTCCGCGAAGATGGTGCCGCCGGCCTCATGTCCCGCAAGCGCGGCCGCCCGGGTAACCGCCGGCACAGCGATGCCTTCCGCGAAAAGGTCGTTGCGCTGGTCCGGGAGCATTATGCGGATTTCGGACCGACATTGGCGCGTGAGTATCTGGCTGAGCGCCATGGCATCAGGATCGGCTGCGAGACACTGCGCAAGTTGATGATGGACGCCGGTCTTTGGAAGGATTGTCAGGCCCGTCGCCCTCGCCCGTATCAGCCTCGCTATCGCCGGGATTGCCGAGGCGAGCTGATCCAGATCGACGGCTCAAAACATTGCTGGTTCGAAGATCGCGGGCCGCAATGCACCCTGCTGGTGTATATCGACGACGCGACCAGCGAGTTGATGCACCTCAGGATGGTCGAGAGCGAGAGCACCTTCGCCTATATGGAGGCGACCCGGGCGTACATCGAGCAACACGGCAAGCCGGTGGCCTTTTATTCCGATAAGCACAGCGTTTTCCGGAACGCGCGGGCCAGCGCCGCTCGTGGCGACGGCATGACGCATTTTGGCCGCGCGCTGGATGCTCTGAACATCGAGATCATCTGCGCCAACTCGCCGCAGGCCAAGGGCCGGGTCGAACGGGCCAATGCCACCTTGCAGGATCGTCTGGTGAAAGCGATGCGCCTGGAAGGCATCTCGTCGATCATGGACGCCAACGCCTTTCTCGACAGCTATATGGTCAGGCACAACGAGCGGTTCGCCCGACCCGCCTTCGATGTCCGCGATCTGCACCGCCCCCTCGCCCCGCATGACGATCTGCGCGCGATCATGGTCTGGCGGGAGCAGCGGACCGTGACGGCGGCGCTGACGCTGCATTACAACAAGGCGATGTTCATTCTGGAGCCGAACGATGTGAGCCTGAATCTGGCGCGCAAGCGGGTGACGGTCTGTGAATATCCCGACGGCCGACTGGAGATCGAGCATGAGGGCCATGTCCTGCCCTATCGCCAGTTCGACAAGATGCGGCAGGTGAACCAGCCTGCCATTGTCGAGAACAAGCATCTGGACGCGGCGTTGCTGCTGGCAAAGCAGATGCAGGCGATCATGCCCCATCACCGCAAGCGCAACAACGACGCCCCTGCCCGCCGTGACCAGCCCATGCATATGTTCCCCGAGCCAGAACCACCCACGAAGATCGATCGCCGCAAACTGGGTGGTTCGAAGCTCAAGCGCGGTCCCAGGCTGAGCGATGCAGAGTTGCGCGAACGCGGCACGCTCAGGTTCGTTCAGAAGACATGAGCGGGCCCACTGCAGAGCAGCGGGTCCATGGTTCACCACCCCAAGGTCAGCGTATCAGCAGGGTCTGCGCTGCGCTAGGCCGATGGCTCCGCGCCGACCCTGCTGCTATAAATGGTGTCATTTCTATCTAGCGGAGATAGTGTCTTCTCTAATCAGCAGTAACAGGCGTTGGCATTGGGCTATTCCAGATCGACGTCAAAAACCGGCCAATTCTAACCCCGTTGCCTTTTCAACAAAGTCTATCGCTATTCAATTTGGCACTCATAAGGCATGAAAATCATCACCGATTTAAACGTCGACAAGGTAATTTTTGGAATTACTTATTCGGCCTCCATCCCTAAGCGATTACGAGCGCCCATTCTACGTAGAAGGAAATTAAGCCGGCGCAAGTATTTCCAACTGATGCGTTACGCAACATTCCCTAAAAACATTCATTTTCTCGCGCGGTAACAGACAATAATTCCATGATTGCTGATCAAATGAAATCCAGTGTGAAAGAATTGCAGCATCAGGACGAAGGCGAAACATCAAATAATCCATATCGATCATACGTTGGGTTATCTCTGGAAATTTTCGCTCCACCCTACTTAACATTTCTGCGAATATAACGGGGCGATCGCGTCGAATTGTTTCCTCTGCACCGCGAATGAACTCCAGTTCAAACCCTTCTATATCTACTTTGGCCACGCCGATTGCAGCAGGAAGTGTTAGGTTATCCAGTTTTGTAGTTCTGACACTCATCGCAGGAGTAGCACCAACTATGAAATTCTCTTCAAGAGAAGCCGAAGTTTCAATCAGTCCATGCGCGGGATCAGGAAGAAAAATCGGCACGATCCCTTCGCTATCGCTAAGAGCCAATTCGTAAATATCTACTCGTCCCGCAATGTCATTAAGCTCAATATTGCGCCTTAATAAGTTTGCAATCTGAGGAACAGGTTCAAAAGCAGCAATTCTCAAATCGGGCTTTATCGCCGCAGCAATGACGCTGTACACACCATCATTTGCTCCCACATCGAGAAACATTCCAGGCACTCGGGAAACCATGGCCGCTAGCATAATCGGCAGGGGTACTTCATAGTTTCCCGCTGCAATTGTTGCAGCAACACGGTCCATGCCTCCTGCCGTGTCGAGAAAAAAACTACGCCCTGCGAATTGAACGCATACCGTATCTTCTTTAGTCATAAAGGCCATGATCCCTCCGTTTAAGACGCATACTGCCTTACATATAGCCTAAGTTAAAGCTAATAAAATTGCTTCGTCCAGACACTGATGAAATGTTCATCTGTTTCAAATTTAACGCCGTCGATCATTGCATAATTGTTTCGGTAACAGTTACTCGCCAGACACGGCAGACATTCCGTGCTATCTCAGAAAGCTACCATGCCGGATTCACTCATGAGCAAAGCCAGCCCCGCCGACATCATGCCGCTTGCCGACGTCATGGCACGGTTGCG is a window encoding:
- a CDS encoding ISNCY family transposase; this translates as MTVLAMSQGELSRFDTLMRVERGELRIEDAATLLGLKRRQIFRLLGRLREDGAAGLMSRKRGRPGNRRHSDAFREKVVALVREHYADFGPTLAREYLAERHGIRIGCETLRKLMMDAGLWKDCQARRPRPYQPRYRRDCRGELIQIDGSKHCWFEDRGPQCTLLVYIDDATSELMHLRMVESESTFAYMEATRAYIEQHGKPVAFYSDKHSVFRNARASAARGDGMTHFGRALDALNIEIICANSPQAKGRVERANATLQDRLVKAMRLEGISSIMDANAFLDSYMVRHNERFARPAFDVRDLHRPLAPHDDLRAIMVWREQRTVTAALTLHYNKAMFILEPNDVSLNLARKRVTVCEYPDGRLEIEHEGHVLPYRQFDKMRQVNQPAIVENKHLDAALLLAKQMQAIMPHHRKRNNDAPARRDQPMHMFPEPEPPTKIDRRKLGGSKLKRGPRLSDAELRERGTLRFVQKT
- a CDS encoding FkbM family methyltransferase, which encodes MAFMTKEDTVCVQFAGRSFFLDTAGGMDRVAATIAAGNYEVPLPIMLAAMVSRVPGMFLDVGANDGVYSVIAAAIKPDLRIAAFEPVPQIANLLRRNIELNDIAGRVDIYELALSDSEGIVPIFLPDPAHGLIETSASLEENFIVGATPAMSVRTTKLDNLTLPAAIGVAKVDIEGFELEFIRGAEETIRRDRPVIFAEMLSRVERKFPEITQRMIDMDYLMFRLRPDAAILSHWISFDQQSWNYCLLPREKMNVFRECCVTHQLEILAPA